The nucleotide window TAGCCGTCGGCCCCGGCACAGATGGCATCGAACACCCGGTCGTTGTCTTCAAACACGGTCAGCATCACCACGCTCACGCCCGGCGACACGCTTTTGATGCGGCGCAGGCCCTCGATACCCGTCATGCCGGGCATGTCGATGTCCATCAGCACCACGTCGGGGCGCAGGCGGCTGATGTCGGTTTCAGTTTGAGTGCAGTTGCCAAGAGCCCCGGCCAGCTCAAGTCCGGGCGTGCCGGCCAGCAGCTGGCTGAGGCTGGCGCGTAAATCGGTATTGTCTTCGTAGATGAGGACGCGGGTGTTCTTTTCCATAACGGTGGCACAGAGCAAGGCTAGACGGTGAGTAAAGATACCAGGTAGCCGGCGCGCCCCCACTCACACAATGATGTGACTTACAAGGAAAACTACGCCGCTTTCAGCGGCACGCTCAGCTCCAGCTTGGTACCCTTACCGGGAGCAGTAGTGATGTCGAGCTGGCCGCGCAGAGCGGCGGCGCGGGTGCGCATGTTGGTGAGGCCGTTGCCGCCGCCTTTGGCCGGGTCCTTGGGGTCGAAGCCTACACCGTCGTCTTCCACCGTGAGGGTAAGGCGGTTGTACTGATAGTTGAGGTGAATGCGGGCCTCTTCGCACTGAGCGTACTTGGCCAGGTTGTTTACGGCCTCTTTGTAGAGCAGAAAAAACTCCCGGCGGGCGCGCATTTCCAGCCGCAGGCCCTGCACCTCGGGCGCCACCGTGAAGGCAAAATCAATGCCCCGGGCCTCCAGCACGTCCGAGGCGAAAATGCGCATCCGCGACAGAACGGCCTCCATGGAATCGTGCGCGGGGTTGATAGCCCACACGATGTCGTCCATGGAGTCGAGCATGCGGCGCGAGCTTTCACTTATCTGGTCGAGCAGCTGGGTGGCCTGCTCGGGGCGGTTCTGGTGCTGGTGGTTGCGGGCCAGCGTGCTCAGAATACCAATGCTGCTGAGCGTGGAGCCCATATCGTCGTGCAAGTCGCGGGCGATGTTGTGGCGCACCCGTTCCAAGGCCAGCAACTGCCGCACCCGTACCCGGTAGGCCAGAAACAATAGCCCCACCAGCAGCCAAGCCGCCAGCACCCGGAACCACCACGTCTGGTACCACGGCGGCGTCACCACAATGCGGAGTGAGGCCCCTTGCTGGTTCCAGACGCCGTCGTTGTTGGCGGCGCGCACCTGAAACAGGTAGGTGCCGGGGTCGAGGTTGGTATAGGTGGCTTCGTGGCGGGCCCCGGCTTCAATCCAGTCGTCGTCGAACCCCCGCAGCCGGTACATAAAGCTGTTTTTGGAGGGCAGTTGAAAGTTCAGGGCGGCAAATTCGATGGAAAAGAAGTTTTCGCGTGGGCCCAGCCGCAGGGTGCGCCGCTCGGTAATGGACGTGTCGAGGCGCACGGGCTGGTTGAACTTGCGGAACCCGGTAAGCACCACCGGCGGCGCCGTCTGATTCACGGGCACCGCGCCCGGCCGAAACGAAATCAGCCCGCTGATGCCCCCGAAGTAGAGGCGCCCATCGGAGCCGGCCCACTGCGAGCCGGCATTGAACTCGTCCTGCGCCAGCCCGTCGCGCATGTCGTAGGTGCGTACCTGCAGCGTAGTAGGCGAAAAGTGCGCAATGCCCTTGTTGGTGGAAAGCCACAGGTTGCCTTCACGGTCAGGCAATAGAGCGTACACCACGTCGTTGGGCAGGCCCTGGGGCTCCCGGAACGTGGTGAACAAACCTTTCTCGGCGTCGTCGAGGCGGCTCAGGCCCCCACCTTCGGTGCCAATCCAGAGCGTGCCGGCCCGATCCTGCACGATGCCGCGCACAAAGTTGCTGCTGAGGGTGCGAGGCTGGCCGGGCACGTTGCGGTAGGGCCTGCACAGACCGGTGCGTGGGTCCAGCAAACACAGGCCGCCCCCGCCGGTGCCTACCCACATGCGGCCCTGCCGGTCGCGGTAGCACATGCGGATGTAGTTGGTGCCAAAGCCTGCCTTGGGCGTCAGGGGCTTGTCGCGGTAGATGGTGCTGCGGCCGGTGGCGGGGTCGAAGAGGTTGAGGCCGTTTTCGGTGCTCACCCATAGCTGGCCGGAAGGGTCGAGCAGAATAGCACGCACGGCATTATCACTCAGGCTGCCGGACTGGGCCGGGTCGTGGCGAAAGTGGCGCACCTGGCCGGTGGCGGGGTCGAGGCAATCGAGGCCGCTACGCTGCGTGCCTACCCACAGCTGGCCTTCCTTATCAAAGCACAGGGCCCGAATGAAGTTTTCGCTAAGGCTGGCGGGCCGGGCTGGGTCGTAGCGGTAGCTGCGGCGCTGGCCGGTGGCAGCATCGTAGCAAACCACGCCGTTTTCCTGGGTTCCGGCCCACAAACGGCTTTGCTTGTCTTCGCATACGGCCCACACCGGGTCGGGCTGCGCGGTAATGGGCACGGTCGTAAAGGTGGCCGGGCGCGGCATAAACGAGGCGACTCCACCCTCGGTACCTACCCAAATCAAACCGCTGCGGTCCTGAAACAAAGCCTGCACGGTGTTTTCGGGCAGCAGGTGCGGACGGCCCAGCTGAGCCTGGTAGGGCGCAAACGTGTTCGTCACACGGTCCAGTTGGTGCAGGCCCTCATCGGTGCCCACCCAGAGGCGGCCCTGGGCATCTTCCAGAATGCTGCGCACAGCGTCGCTGCGCAAACTTCCGGCCCGGCCCGGCTCGTGGCGGAAGATCAACTCCTCTCGGGCTCCGGTCAATGATACAAAGCGTAGCCCATGTACCTCCGTGCCCACCCACACGCCGCCCGTCTGGCTGATGCACAAGGCCGTGATGGCGGAAGGCGTTTGCCAGTTCGGGCGGGCAATCAGCCTCTCGCTGGCCGTATCGAGGTAGCTGAGCTGGCCGGCCCCGGTGCCCACCCAGATACGCCCCCGGGCATCCTGGGCAATGGCACGCACGGAGTTCTGCCGCACATTGGGCGAGGTTTCCGGGGGGTGCTGATAAAGCTGAAACTGCCCGGTTTGCGGGTTGAAGCGGTGCAGTCCGCCCTCCGTGCCCACCCATAGCGTTCCGCTTCGGTCGCAGAAAACGGACCGCACAAAGTTGTCGGCCAGGGAGCCAGCCTGCCCGTCTTCGTGCTTGAACACCTGAAAACGACCGGTGACGGGGTCATAGCGGTTGAGGCCGCCGCCGCCGGTACCTACCCAAAGCTGGCCGCGCTTGTCCACGGCCATCGAAAGAATAAAGTTGCTGCTCAGGCTGCCTTCCAGCTGGGGGTCGTTGCGCAGCACCCGGAAACCGGCCCCATCGTAGCGGTTAAGGCCGTCCTGGGTGCCCAGCCACAGAAAGCCGCGCGGGTCCTGGGCCATGCAGTACACACTGTTTTCCGACAACCCCTGCTCAGTGGTGAGCGTGCGGAACGTGAGCGGCAGGGCCGGCTGGGCCGCGGCCAGGCGCACCAGAAACAGCAGCAGTAAGAAGGGAAATAAGCAATGCTTCATGCAGGCACGGCCGCCCAGCTACCAGCGCCGGCGCAGACCCCGCCAAAGCTAGCAAAATCGGCGGGGGCGCCATAACCCCCTCAGGCGGCGTTCAGCATCTGCCGGTACAGGTAGTACGAGTAGGCGTAGGTGGCCACCACCGTCCCCAGCACGCCCGCCACCAGCACCGTGGTAGCCACCGGCGCCGACCAAAAGGCCAGAGCCGCGCTTAGGAGTCCTACTCCGAAAAACAGGTAGCCCCCCAGCCTATGTGTCCGGGCCCAGATGATGGTCGACTCCAGCGCCCACGGCGTGCGGATGCCTACGAAGTAGTTCTGGGGCACCGTGGTGAGGTAGTTGCCCAGCAGCGCGAAAAACAGACCGAGCAGCACGGCCAAGCCGCTGCCGGGCTGCGTGCCCGCATGCTGCGCCACGTAGAGGCTGTACAGGCTCACCCCGCTTAGCATAGCTACCAGCAGAAACTGTAGCTTCTGGTAGTTTACGCTGGTGCCGCTCAACTGCTTTTTCGGGTCGAAGCGGGGCAGAAAGTGCAGCAGCGCGTACATGCCCGATGGCAGGGCCACACACAGCCACCACATGTTTTCTTTGGCCGTGAAACCATTGGCTTGCCCATTAGCATCGAAGTGGGTGGGAATCTGGGCCGGCAGCGCCGACCAGGAATAGGCCAGGTAAGCGGTGGGCAGCACCAAGGCTATAAGGGAGAGAACATGCCAAAAGGAAAAAGCCGTTTTCATAGAATTGAGCACTAGCTAAACGTTAGGATTTGAATTGCAGCAGCCAGCCCAGCAGCTCGTCCATCACCGTCATGTTGAGGGTGTAGAGCACGAACTGACCCTGCTTTTCACTGGCGACCAGGTCGGCCTGGCGTAGTAAATCGAGGTGGTGGCTGATGGTGGGCTTGGAGAACTGAAAGGCATCGGCAATTTCCCCGGCTGTGCAGGGCCGCTCGCGCAGCATCTCCAGGATGGCGCGGCGGGTAGGGTCGTTGAGGGCTTTGAAGAGGGCGTTCAAGACTGATTAGTTATTTAGGCAAATGTCTAATTATATTCCAGATGAGCAAATATCTTTTCCAATTATTTAGATATTTGTCTAAACACTCCGTTGCTGTCCACTCGCGATGCGTATTTCTTCTTTATTTCTAATAGGGTTTCTCCTGAGCTTTGCTGGTTGTACTTCTGACTCAAGCAAGATTAAGCGGGAAGGCGAGCCAGCCATCTACACCACGGACGCAGATGACGAAGAAATGAACAAAGCAATGAGACAAGGGAAAGCCACATTGCCTGCGTTTCTACTCACGATAAGCAAGTCAGATTCGACTATCATCAACTCAGCTATAAAAGTCCATTATGATGATGGGGTTCAACGAGAATATCTTTGGGTAGGAAGCCTAAGTATCGAAAATGGCCAGTTGTATGGTGTTGTCGATAACAAACCAGAATTTACTAGCCAAGTAGTAGCTGGGCAGCGCATTTTAGTAGATACGACTACTGCCGTTGATTGGAATTACACCCAGAACAACCGTCTTTTTGGTGGCTATACGATTAAGCTTCTACGCAACAGGATGACTCCCGAAGAAAGAGCAGAGTTTGATCAATCAACTGTTTTAACATTCGATACGCCATAAACCGAAAGCGGCGCCTGATGTATCAGGCGCCGCTTTCGGTTAAACAGAGAAAAAGCTTACTTCCCCACCACCGCCGTAGCAATGCTTAGCTCCTTGAGCTGGGCACCGGAAATGGGCGAGGGCGAGTCAATCATGACGTCGCGGCCGGAGTTGTTTTTGGGGAAGGCAATGAAGTCCCGGATGGAGTCGGCGCCGCCGAAGAGCGAGCAGAGCCGGTCGAAGCCGAAGGCAATGCCGCCGTGGGGCGGGGCACCGTACTCGAAGGCGTCGAGTAGGAAGCCAAACTGGGCCTGCGCTTCCTCGGCCGAGAAGCCGAGCAGCTCAAACATGCGGGCCTGCACGGCACGGTCGTGGATGCGGATGGAGCCGCCGCCCACTTCCACGCCGTTAATCACCATATCGTAGGCATTGGCGCGCACCTCCCCTATCGTGTCGGGCGAGTCGAGCAGGGCAATGTCCTCGGGCTTGGGCGACGTGAAAGGGTGGTGCATGGCGAAGTAGCGGCCTTCCTCCTCAATGAACTCGAGCAGCGGGAAGTCAACCACCCACAGCGCCGAGAAGGTGTTTTTGTCGCGCAAGCCCATGCGCTGGCCCATTTCCAGGCGCAGCTCGCTCAGGGCCTTGCGGGTTTTAGTAGGCTCCCCAGCCAAAATCAGCAGCAGGTCGCCGGGCTGAGCGTTGAAGGCGGCTTTCCACTGCTGCAGCGCATCCTGGGAGTAGAACTTGTCTACCGACGACTTCACCGAGCCATCCTGCTCCACGCGGGCGTACACCAAGCCGGTGGCGCCAATCTGGGGGCGCTTTACGAACTCGGTCAACTCATCGAGCTGCTTGCGGGTGTACATGGCCGAGTTGTGCGCGTTGATGCCCACCACCAGGCCGGCGTTGTCGAACACCGGGAAGCCCTGGCCTTTCACCACGTCGTTCAGCTCCACAAACTTCATTTCGAAGCGCGTGTCGGGCTTGTCGTTGCCGTAGTAGCGCATGGCATCGGCGTAAGTCATGCGGGGCAGCTGACCGATTTCGAGGCCTTTCACCTCTCGGAACAGGTACTGCACCAGCGCCTCAAACGTGTTCAGGATGTCTTCCTGCTCCACGAAGGCCATTTCGCAGTCAATCTGCGTGAACTCGGGCTGGCGGTCGGCGCGCAGGTCTTCGTCGCGGAAGCACTTCACAATCTGGAAGTACCGGTCGAAGCCCGACACCATCAGCAGCTGCTTGAACGTCTGGGGGCTCTGGGGCAGGGCGTAGAACTCGCCGGGGTTCATGCGGGAGGGCACCACAAAGTCGCGGGCCCCTTCGGGCGTGCTTTTGATGAGCACGGGCGTTTCCACCTCAATGAATTGCTGGCCATCGAGGAAGCGGCGGGTGGCCTGGGCCACGCGGTGGCGCAGCATCAGGTTCTGGCGCACGGGTGAGCGGCGAAGGTCGAGGTAGCGGTACTTCATCCGCAGGTCGTCGCCACCGTCGGTTTCGTCTTCGATGAGGAAGGGCGGCAGCTTGGCGGGGTTGAGCACGTCCAGCTTTTCTACCCGGATTTCGATGCCGCCGGTGGGCATTTTGTCGTTTTTGGAGTAGCGCTCAGCTACTTTGCCGGTTACCTGCACCACAAACTCGCGGCCCAGCTCGCGGGCGGCGGCGCGCATTTCCTCGGTTTCCACGCCTTCTTCCAGGGTGAGTTGGGTGAGGCCGTACCGGTCGCGCAAGTCCACCCAGCTGATGCCGCCTTTGTCGCGGGTGCGCTGCACCCAGCCGCAAAGCGTGACGGTTAAACCAACGTGTTCGGGGCGAAGTTCGCCGCAGGTGTGCGTACGGAGCATAAACGAAAGGAATTCAATGAAAGGAAGCCGGCGGGCCGGGCGCAAAGATAGAAGACCGGGCCGGGCCCGCCGCACGCCATAGCCCCTCCCGGCTGAATTTACGGCCGGCCCACGTGCCGTTGGGCGGGCGCACGGCGGCGTTGGTTGAAAATCAGGGGCATTTCATAGGGATTTGGCCATGTTTGTCTGGCGGCCTACCGTCCTGGCAACTCCCAGTCTGCCGGCCGCTTTTCTGCCTGCTCTCACGCCCTTCTACCAAAACACTTTTCAGCTATGGAACTGGTTATCGACCACCTCTCCAAGACCTACCCCAACGGCACCAAGGCCCTGAACGACGTGAGCCTACGCATTGCGCCCGGCATGTTTGGCCTGCTGGGGCCCAACGGCGCCGGCAAGTCCAGCCTGATGCGCACCATCTCTACCCTGCAGCAGGCCGATGCCGGCACCATTCAGCTAGGCGACATCGACGTGCTGCGGGAGCCGGAGCGCGTGCGCCAGGTGCTGGGCTATCTGCCCCAGGAGTTTGGGGTGTACCCAAAAATCACGGCGGCGGAGCTACTGGAGCACTTTGCCGTGCTCAAGGGACTCAGCAACAAAAGTGAGCGGCGGCAAGTGGTAGATGCCCTGCTGCAGCAAACCAACCTTTACCAGGTGCGCAACAAAAACCTGGGCGGCTACTCCGGGGGCATGAAGCAGCGCTTCGGTATTGCGCAGGCCTTGCTGGGCAACCCTAAGCTCATCATCGTGGATGAGCCCACCGCCGGCCTCGACCCCACCGAACGGAACCGCTTCCACAACCTGCTGTCCGAAATCGGGGAAGACCGCATCGTGATTCTGAGCACCCACATCGTGTCGGACGTCTCGGACCTGTGCCGGCAGTTTGCCATCATCAACAAAGGGCAGGTGCTGTATACCGGCGACCCGCTACGGGCCATTGAGGAAGTGCGCGGGCAAATCTGGCGGCGCAGCATCCGCAAGGAGGAGCTGGCGACCTATCAGCAGCAGTTTGCGGTGATTTCTTCGCGCCTGTTTGCGGGCCAGACCATCATTCACGTGCATAGCCTTGCTCAGCCCGGCAACGGCTTCGAAGGCGTGGAGCCGACCCTGGAAGACGTGTACTTCGCCCGCATTCACGCCGCCGAGCAGGCAGTCAGTGAAGCTGCACCAGTAGCTAAGTAACTCAAACATGTCTGTCATGCTGAGCTTGCCGAAGCATCTCTATTGCTTCGTCTGAGTAGTCTTACAACGAAGCGGTAGAGATGCTTCGACTTCGCTCAGCATGACGTTCCTGATATTCTGATTATGTTCCTCGAAATCTTTCTGTTTGAGCTGCGCTACCGCTTTAAGCGGCCAGCTACTTACATCTACTTTGTGCTGCTGGCCCTCATGGCCGGGCTGTTTATGCTGGCTGTGGCCGGCGTGTTTGGCGTGAACGTGACCATTGGGGGCGGCAGTGGCAAGATGCTGGCCAACTCGGCTTACCAGATCAACACCATTCTCACGGTGGTGAGCTTGTTTGGCGTGTTCATCACCTCCGCCATGATGGGCACGCCGGTGTTCCGCGACTTCGACCACCGCACCCACTCGCTCTACTACACGGCCCCCATCAGCAAGACCGGTTACCTCGGCGGCCGCTTCCTAGGCTCGTTTGTGGTGACGGTGCTGGTGTTCCTCGGCGCGGCCCTGGGAGCCTGGCTGGCCACGTACTGGCCTACTATTGAGCCCGAGCGGCTGGGCCCCAACGTGGCCGCCGCCTACCTGCTGCCCTACCTGCAACTGGTTATACCCAACCTGCTGCTGTCGGGGGCCATCTTCTTCACGGCGGCCACACTCACGCGCTCGGCCCTGGCCATTTACCTGGGCGGGGTGCTGTTCTTGGTGCTGTACACCATCAGCGGCACCCTACAGCAAGACCTCGACAACGACACGCTCAGCACTCTGCTCGACCCGCTGGGCGGCAGCGCCATCGACCTGACCCAGCGCTACTGGACGGTGGCCGAGAAAAATACCCGCCTGCTGCCCTGGAGTATCTGGCTGGTGCAGAACCGCCTGTTGTGGCTGGGTGTAGCCTTCACTACGCTGGCGGCCTGCTTTGCCTTCTTCCGGTTTTCCTTCGCCAACAAGGCCGACTCGGGTCCCCGACCCAAGGCCGGGGCACTAGGCGTGGCCGAGGCCGCCCCAAATCTGACGCTGCCCCGGGCAACCCCGCGCTTTACGGCGGGCCTGGCCTGGGCCCAGCTAAGCCGCCTGCTGCGGCTGGAGTTTTTCGGCACCGTGCGCAGCGTGTACTTCATCGGTATTGCCGGGGCTGGGGTGCTGTTTCTACTGGTTACCGGCATGCAGGTGGGCAAAATGTATGGTACCAACACCTTTCCCACCACGCCGGTGGTGGTAGAGCTGCTGGCCAGTACGTTTGCTTTGTTCCAGCTCATCATCATCACCTTCTACGCCGGGGAGCTGGTATGGCGCGAGCGGGATGCCAAGATCAACCAGATCTACGATGCTATGCCCATGCCCGCCTGGGTGCCGTTTCTGGCCAAGCTGGGCGCGCTGATGCTGATTCAGGTGGTACTGCTGGCCGTGGTGATGCTGTGCGGACTGCTGCTGCAGACCTTCAAGGGCTACTTCAACTACGAGCTGGGGCTGTACGTGCAGGAGCTGTTTGGCTTCCGCCTGG belongs to Hymenobacter sp. J193 and includes:
- a CDS encoding sensor histidine kinase — encoded protein: MKHCLFPFLLLLFLVRLAAAQPALPLTFRTLTTEQGLSENSVYCMAQDPRGFLWLGTQDGLNRYDGAGFRVLRNDPQLEGSLSSNFILSMAVDKRGQLWVGTGGGGLNRYDPVTGRFQVFKHEDGQAGSLADNFVRSVFCDRSGTLWVGTEGGLHRFNPQTGQFQLYQHPPETSPNVRQNSVRAIAQDARGRIWVGTGAGQLSYLDTASERLIARPNWQTPSAITALCISQTGGVWVGTEVHGLRFVSLTGAREELIFRHEPGRAGSLRSDAVRSILEDAQGRLWVGTDEGLHQLDRVTNTFAPYQAQLGRPHLLPENTVQALFQDRSGLIWVGTEGGVASFMPRPATFTTVPITAQPDPVWAVCEDKQSRLWAGTQENGVVCYDAATGQRRSYRYDPARPASLSENFIRALCFDKEGQLWVGTQRSGLDCLDPATGQVRHFRHDPAQSGSLSDNAVRAILLDPSGQLWVSTENGLNLFDPATGRSTIYRDKPLTPKAGFGTNYIRMCYRDRQGRMWVGTGGGGLCLLDPRTGLCRPYRNVPGQPRTLSSNFVRGIVQDRAGTLWIGTEGGGLSRLDDAEKGLFTTFREPQGLPNDVVYALLPDREGNLWLSTNKGIAHFSPTTLQVRTYDMRDGLAQDEFNAGSQWAGSDGRLYFGGISGLISFRPGAVPVNQTAPPVVLTGFRKFNQPVRLDTSITERRTLRLGPRENFFSIEFAALNFQLPSKNSFMYRLRGFDDDWIEAGARHEATYTNLDPGTYLFQVRAANNDGVWNQQGASLRIVVTPPWYQTWWFRVLAAWLLVGLLFLAYRVRVRQLLALERVRHNIARDLHDDMGSTLSSIGILSTLARNHQHQNRPEQATQLLDQISESSRRMLDSMDDIVWAINPAHDSMEAVLSRMRIFASDVLEARGIDFAFTVAPEVQGLRLEMRARREFFLLYKEAVNNLAKYAQCEEARIHLNYQYNRLTLTVEDDGVGFDPKDPAKGGGNGLTNMRTRAAALRGQLDITTAPGKGTKLELSVPLKAA
- a CDS encoding SdpI family protein encodes the protein MKTAFSFWHVLSLIALVLPTAYLAYSWSALPAQIPTHFDANGQANGFTAKENMWWLCVALPSGMYALLHFLPRFDPKKQLSGTSVNYQKLQFLLVAMLSGVSLYSLYVAQHAGTQPGSGLAVLLGLFFALLGNYLTTVPQNYFVGIRTPWALESTIIWARTHRLGGYLFFGVGLLSAALAFWSAPVATTVLVAGVLGTVVATYAYSYYLYRQMLNAA
- a CDS encoding autorepressor SdpR family transcription factor, with translation MNALFKALNDPTRRAILEMLRERPCTAGEIADAFQFSKPTISHHLDLLRQADLVASEKQGQFVLYTLNMTVMDELLGWLLQFKS
- a CDS encoding YegJ family protein; the protein is MRISSLFLIGFLLSFAGCTSDSSKIKREGEPAIYTTDADDEEMNKAMRQGKATLPAFLLTISKSDSTIINSAIKVHYDDGVQREYLWVGSLSIENGQLYGVVDNKPEFTSQVVAGQRILVDTTTAVDWNYTQNNRLFGGYTIKLLRNRMTPEERAEFDQSTVLTFDTP
- the aspS gene encoding aspartate--tRNA ligase, with the protein product MLRTHTCGELRPEHVGLTVTLCGWVQRTRDKGGISWVDLRDRYGLTQLTLEEGVETEEMRAAARELGREFVVQVTGKVAERYSKNDKMPTGGIEIRVEKLDVLNPAKLPPFLIEDETDGGDDLRMKYRYLDLRRSPVRQNLMLRHRVAQATRRFLDGQQFIEVETPVLIKSTPEGARDFVVPSRMNPGEFYALPQSPQTFKQLLMVSGFDRYFQIVKCFRDEDLRADRQPEFTQIDCEMAFVEQEDILNTFEALVQYLFREVKGLEIGQLPRMTYADAMRYYGNDKPDTRFEMKFVELNDVVKGQGFPVFDNAGLVVGINAHNSAMYTRKQLDELTEFVKRPQIGATGLVYARVEQDGSVKSSVDKFYSQDALQQWKAAFNAQPGDLLLILAGEPTKTRKALSELRLEMGQRMGLRDKNTFSALWVVDFPLLEFIEEEGRYFAMHHPFTSPKPEDIALLDSPDTIGEVRANAYDMVINGVEVGGGSIRIHDRAVQARMFELLGFSAEEAQAQFGFLLDAFEYGAPPHGGIAFGFDRLCSLFGGADSIRDFIAFPKNNSGRDVMIDSPSPISGAQLKELSIATAVVGK
- a CDS encoding ABC transporter ATP-binding protein; amino-acid sequence: MELVIDHLSKTYPNGTKALNDVSLRIAPGMFGLLGPNGAGKSSLMRTISTLQQADAGTIQLGDIDVLREPERVRQVLGYLPQEFGVYPKITAAELLEHFAVLKGLSNKSERRQVVDALLQQTNLYQVRNKNLGGYSGGMKQRFGIAQALLGNPKLIIVDEPTAGLDPTERNRFHNLLSEIGEDRIVILSTHIVSDVSDLCRQFAIINKGQVLYTGDPLRAIEEVRGQIWRRSIRKEELATYQQQFAVISSRLFAGQTIIHVHSLAQPGNGFEGVEPTLEDVYFARIHAAEQAVSEAAPVAK